The window GCCGAAGCGGGTGCCGAGGATGCGGTCGAGGGTGGTGGGAGCGCCGCCGCGCTGGAGGTGGCCCAGGATGCAGGTGCGCACTTCCTTGTCGGTGCGGTCTGCGATTTCCTTGCCGACGATGTCGCCGACGCCGCCGAGGCGGTGTTCCCCGCTGGCCACGGCGTGACGGAGGGGCTTGCCATCCGGAGCCGCGCCTTCGGCCACGACGATCATCGTGCTCTTGGCGCCTTCCTTTTCGCGACGCAGGACTTCCTCCGCCACTTTCTCAACGGAGAAGGGGATCTCGGGGATGAGGATGACATCCGCACCACCGGCGAGGCCGCCGTGAAGGGCGATCCAGCCCGCGTTGCGGCCCATGACTTCCAGGACCATGACGCGCTTGTGACTGGTGGCCGTGGTGTGCAGGCGGTCGAGCGCGTCGGCCACGCAGGCCACCGCGGAGTCGAAGCCAAAGGTCATGGCCGTGGCCTCCAGGTCGTTGTCGATCGTCTTGGGGACGCCGATGACCGGGATGCCATTCTCAAACAGCTGGAGAGCGGTCGAGAGCGAGCCGTCGCCGCCGATACACACGAGGGCGGTGAGGCCGAGGTTGTGAAAGGTCTGCTTGGCCTGGTCGATGATATCCTGCGGGATGGCGGCCTTGTCACCGGCGCCGACCTTGGCGACGAAGTGGCCGCGGTTGGTCGTTCCGAGGATCGTGCCACCGAGGT of the Terrimicrobium sacchariphilum genome contains:
- a CDS encoding 6-phosphofructokinase; translation: MPKTRIGVLTSGGDCPGLNAVIRGVCRAADKLDWEVIGFRDGYEGLLPPGDYFTLDRRNTSGIMHLGGTILGTTNRGHFVAKVGAGDKAAIPQDIIDQAKQTFHNLGLTALVCIGGDGSLSTALQLFENGIPVIGVPKTIDNDLEATAMTFGFDSAVACVADALDRLHTTATSHKRVMVLEVMGRNAGWIALHGGLAGGADVILIPEIPFSVEKVAEEVLRREKEGAKSTMIVVAEGAAPDGKPLRHAVASGEHRLGGVGDIVGKEIADRTDKEVRTCILGHLQRGGAPTTLDRILGTRFGVKAVQLIEEKKFGTMVSYQNYLTLDVPISHAVHKLRRVTEDSQLVSAARAVGISFGD